A genomic region of Arachis hypogaea cultivar Tifrunner chromosome 5, arahy.Tifrunner.gnm2.J5K5, whole genome shotgun sequence contains the following coding sequences:
- the LOC114924103 gene encoding xyloglucan O-acetyltransferase 4-like has protein sequence MYLHKGNKLIGCVYCNEQNVTNYNIDLPIRMAFRTTFMHINGSKNKKRGLLTVLRTFAPAHFENGVWNNGGYCNRTSPLSEAEADFGSFDWQLRSIQLEEFERAKREKGEKRLFEILDVTRAMLMRPDGHPGDHWGNKWMKGYNDCTHWCLPGPVDLWSEFLLALLIRSQLGILTS, from the coding sequence ATGTACCTTCACAAAGGTAACAAACTTATAGGATGTGTATATTGTAATGAACAAAATGTGACAAACTACAACATAGATTTGCCAATTAGGATGGCATTTAGAACAACATTCATGCACATAAATGGATCCAAGAACAAAAAAAGAGGGTTGTTAACAGTGTTGAGGACATTTGCACCAGCACACTTTGAGAATGGTGTGTGGAACAATGGAGGGTATTGCAATAGGACTAGTCCTTTGAGTGAGGCTGAGGCTGATTTTGGGAGCTTTGATTGGCAATTGAGGAGTATTCAGTTGGAAGAGTTTGAGAGGGCAAAAAGGGAAAAAGGTGAAAAAAGATTATTTGAGATTTTGGATGTGACAAGGGCAATGTTGATGAGGCCAGATGGGCACCCTGGAGATCATTGGGGTAACAAGTGGATGAAAGGTTATAATGATTGCACTCATTGGTGTTTGCCTGGTCCTGTTGATTTGTGGAGTGAGTTCTTGCTTGCTCTTCTTATAAGATCACAACTTGGGATTTTGACTTCTTGA